The following are encoded in a window of Rosa chinensis cultivar Old Blush chromosome 4, RchiOBHm-V2, whole genome shotgun sequence genomic DNA:
- the LOC112199081 gene encoding F-box protein SKIP22, translated as MAFELGQRTAMGEEDEERACDPLKDDKYKYSPSLLLRRVLTEELTAQDLHRNHKNNKLLVAAVHAVLLDSGFVRFSSGTSVHDALLELGFTEFGSVSGMSHSYTLPEILIEQDNCDCSSNRKMEGIVLKFENSGNFSSDQKRTKHVAPRMVKVSGSLINSGSRFGQKHKKVCLELDENKFAPAIEFFWGNNTRNTVNDLGFRERQVCEFWKIVKDEISLPLLIDLCTEAGLPAPLCLMSLPQELKMKILVAMPSADLARVGGVCKELRDLANDNELWKHKLAQEFAEEFSGTREVEELWKVTFRRQWETKREQAKKLVGKKRGRENVYCFHWQPRSKYPKWSHEPYFL; from the coding sequence ATGGCGTTTGAACTAGGACAGCGGACAGCAATGGGtgaagaagacgaagagagGGCTTGTGATCCTTTGAAAGACGACAAGTACAAGTACTCCCCATCTTTATTGTTGAGGAGGGTACTCACAGAGGAGTTGACCGCCCAAGACCTTCACAGAAACCACAAAAACAACAAGCTTCTCGTCGCTGCGGTGCATGCTGTGCTCTTAGACTCCGGTTTCGTTCGCTTTAGTTCGGGTACGTCAGTACATGATGCCCTGTTAGAGTTAGGTTTCACCGAGTTCGGTTCGGTATCGGGTATGTCACATTCCTACACTTTGCCTGAGATTCTTATCGAACAAGATAATTGTGATTGTAGTAGTAATCGGAAGATGGAAGGAATTGTTTTGAAGTTTGAGAATTCAGGTAACTTTTCGTCTGACCAGAAAAGAACAAAACATGTGGCTCCTCGCATGGTGAAAGTTAGTGGGTCCTTGATTAATTCTGGTTCTAGGTTTGGGCAGAAGCACAAGAAGGTATGTTTGGAATTGGATGAGAATAAGTTTGCGCCGGCGATTGAGTTTTTTTGGGGAAATAATACGAGGAATACTGTGAATGATTTGGGATTTCGTGAGAGACAAGTTTGTGAGTTTTGGAAAATTGTCAAGGATGAGATTTCACTTCCATTGCTGATTGATCTTTGCACAGAGGCCGGTTTGCCTGCTCCATTGTGCCTTATGAGCCTTCCTCAGGAGCTCAAAATGAAGATTTTGGTAGCAATGCCGAGTGCTGATCTTGCCAGAGTAGGGGGTGTTTGTAAGGAGCTGCGAGATCTTGCAAATGACAATGAGTTGTGGAAGCACAAGTTAGCCCAGGAGTTTGCTGAGGAGTTTTCTGGTACAAGAGAAgtagaagaactctggaaagttACTTTTCGTCGACAATGGGAGACTAAAAGGGAGCAAGCAAAGAAACTAGTGGGAAAAAAGAGAGGACGTGAGAACGTTTATTGTTTCCATTGGCAACCACGTTCTAAATATCCTAAATGGAGTCACGAACCATATTTCTTGTAG